A genomic region of Denticeps clupeoides chromosome 9, fDenClu1.1, whole genome shotgun sequence contains the following coding sequences:
- the kctd12.1 gene encoding BTB/POZ domain-containing protein KCTD12.1, which yields MALADTEPGVSNGAGSASPFSEIVELNVGGQVYVTRHTTLIAVPDSLLWTMFSKKSPAELARDSKGRYFLDRDGFLFRYILDYLRDLNLVLPEYFPEKNRLQREADFFQLRDLSRRLSPKMSAENSINEEICQSDPEEAALQPGAGGALPGALSAYSPSSDSKKSGYITIGYRGSYTIGRDIQTDAKFRRVARITVCGKTSLAKEVFGDTLNESRDPDRPPERYTSRYYLKYNFLEQAFDKLTEFGFHMVACSSTGTCSYSSSDPTEDKIWTSYTEYVFCRE from the coding sequence ATGGCTCTGGCGGACACGGAACCGGGGGTCTCCAACGGCGCGGGGTCCGCGTCCCCGTTCTCCGAGATCGTCGAGCTGAACGTGGGCGGCCAGGTGTACGTGACCCGCCACACGACGCTGATCGCCGTGCCGGACTCGCTCCTCTGGACCATGTTCAGCAAGAAGAGCCCCGCGGAGTTGGCCCGCGACAGCAAAGGGCGCTACTTCCTGGACCGGGACGGCTTTCTGTTCCGCTACATTCTAGACTACCTGCGGGACCTGAACCTCGTGCTCCCCGAATACTTCCCCGAGAAGAACCGGCTCCAGAGGGAGGCGGACTTCTTCCAGCTGCGCGACCTGTCGCGGCGCCTGAGCCCCAAGATGAGCGCGGAGAACTCCATCAACGAGGAGATCTGCCAGAGCGACCCGGAGgaggctgcgctccagcccggCGCGGGGGGCGCCCTGCCCGGCGCCCTGTCCGCCTACTCCCCGTCCTCGGACTCCAAGAAATCCGGCTACATCACCATCGGGTACCGCGGCTCGTACACGATCGGCCGCGACATCCAGACCGACGCCAAGTTCCGGCGGGTGGCGAGGATCACGGTGTGCGGCAAAACGTCGCTCGCCAAGGAGGTGTTCGGGGACACGCTGAACGAAAGCCGGGACCCCGACAGGCCCCCGGAGCGCTACACGTCGCGCTACTACCTGAAGTACAATTTCCTGGAGCAGGCGTTCGACAAGCTGACCGAGTTCGGCTTCCACATGGTGGCGTGCAGCTCCACGGGCACGTGCTCGTACTCCAGCAGCGACCCCACGGAGGACAAGATCTGGACGAGTTACACGGAGTACGTCTTCTGTCGGGAGTGA